Below is a window of Carettochelys insculpta isolate YL-2023 chromosome 4, ASM3395843v1, whole genome shotgun sequence DNA.
TCAGTAATAGGAGTTCGGTGGGGAAAGTGCAGACAACAAGGCAGATTTGTGAGTCATGGGCAGCGTTATCAGTGACAAAGAAACTACTCATGGATCATAGGTGAGTAATTTCCATGAAGTTGGTGAAAGCCACTTGGCAAGAGAGTGGGAGGCCACTTAGTTAAGGTATGGAGGCCAAAGGGGAGTAGGAAGAGGCAGGTTCTTCAACAATGAATCCAATGGGGTTTtgaaaaaatagaggaaaaacCCCCAAAAAGGTATGTTTGAATATGGAAAGGAAGTTGAGACAGGTAAGTGGAGGGACTCAGGAgctgaagagaagcagaagaaagaagagaatgGCATGAAAACgaggggagagggggacaaaaggaagaaagaacctAGCAAATCATGTCAATTCTATTTTTAAGGAGAGAGCAACATCTCAGACAAATACAGAGTGGAAAGGGTAGGCTGGTGGTTTTCAGGAGGGCACACTAAAAAGATGCCAGTGTTCAGATGTAGATATCAGCCAAAATTATTTCTGTAAAAAAAGAGGCATTAACAGACTTTTGAAAGTCTATTTGTGAGTCTCACCAACATGATTTTGCCTCACCATCTTGGGCCGCTTATATGGTAGAAAAGATTTACAAACATAGCTTAAGATCTGCCCTGCAAGAAGGGAGCCTGAAAACATCTTGTTTCCATAATTTATAACCTGCATTAAGAGCTCTCAATACCTTTCCAATAGTTGTGGGATTTCCGTTGGCTGAGGCTCAAGCAAATCATGCGGTAGAACAACATCTTCAGTCTCGCGCAGTAGTGCAAAGATGGGCTCAATTTGTTCGTTAAATTTTGCTAGCAAGGTTCGAGCATCTCGTTTGGGAAGTGCAGAGGCATCCTCCTCAACTTCAGCATTGCAGTAGGTGCAACGGAAGGTCTCTGCAACAGTACCCCAGTTGGAAATTTGTATGTTACTAAAAGGTGCAAAATAAGCTCAGTCGATCTTTGCCAAGTAATCTGCTACCCAAATAaatgacatttttgaaaaatattcaacTCCATTTCATACCACAACTGTTTATGCTGGTTGAAGGGACCCAGAAAAACCCACAAACCAACTTGAcatctatcttcaaaaacaacaagtcttgtggcaccttataggctaaccaacattttggagcataaggtttcatgggcgaAAACCTGCTTTTTCTGACGAGGCAggtcttcacccatgaaagcttatgctccaaaatatcggttagtctataaggtgccacaggacttcttgctgaacTTGAAGTCTTAGTTTCCAGAAATATTAAATCCTGGGTAAACATATGAAGGTTTTTACAATAACATTTGCCTTTGATTTTCACACACCGCTACGTGAAAGAGCCACATGGACTACCAAAGAGGTAAGCTGTGCAACTGGCAACAATTTCTGTATAGTCAAGGTCTTCTCTCTAATCTCAGTCACACACATCTTGGATGTAACGTGGAGCAAGAGAAAAATTCTCAGGCAGATTTAATGCATTTAAAAGGACACTACCATTTTAACAAAGGGTGCAATTTTTAGTGGAGTCCTGCAGTGAAAGCTTGTACTTCATGCAACCTGTTTGAAGTGGATAGTGGGGCTCTGAAAAACTGTTCTGTAAAATTGTCACTAGGTTCAGCTTTGCTATTTATTGTTTCAATGATTAGAGATCAAATTTGCTCAGTTTACAAGCCCAGAAGGGAACAGCCCTGTAAACTTTCAATTCTTTTAAAgaacacaaacaaaaatcaagctttgttcatttttttccccttgttcaTTCACCTTTACTAGCTAACGAGAAGTTTATAGTGTAGGTGTCAGATTACAGCACACCTCCCAATGCCTTGTTGATTTTCCAGATTCTTTGGACTTCTGGTTCAGTTGCCTTGAAGAGGAGGCAGAAAGTCCTGAACTCTGTTACCAGCTTAGTCCCTGACTTGGAACGTGCAAGGAAGCAAACAGCTATGCCATGCCTGTGGGACAAGGAGGGTGCAAGGGAGCAAGCCAGCTCCACATTCCCAAAAGGGGCATGACTGAGGGCAGCTAGCCCTCTTTTCCAGACTGTACTGCACCCCATtcctgcctggagcatgctgcaAGGGACCCCCCTAAGAGCCACGTAGCCAGAGCTCCATAGCCTTtaaaccccgccccccccttcctccccttgtTTAAGGGCCAGAGTAAGTATGTGGCTTTGGGAAGACAACCTCTCTATTGTCCTGTCTGTGGAAGGGAGATGCTTATACCTCCCCTTCTGGTACTGAGGTAATTTAATGTTTGTTCAAACCATCTGAAATACTATACTTCATTAGTTCCTACCAGCATCTTGTGTCAGGATCTTCCTGCACTTATTTATTTAACCTCAGAACATGCCAGCAAGATGGTCAACTTGTATTTTACGTGCAATGAAATTAAACACATGATACTTGGTAAACCACCTGACCAAGGTCAAACAAGTCCAAAGCAGAGCTGAAACTAAAATCTGAATCCCAGGACTGTCTTAGAATGCCCTTCCTCTTTACCACAGCTCATTTTATAAGCCCAACTAGTTCTCTGGAGTgtgtattgtttttttttcttaaaaaagggaATTAGTCCAAAACCAAAATCCTACCAACCTAATTTTATAACAAAATGTGCACAGGTGCAGATGCATTTAATGCTGCCAATGATTTCCTGCAGGATGAGAAGTCTAACTGGCATACCTGTGAATATGTCAAAGAGCTGATTTACTTCCAGGTCTGTGTAAGTACTGAAGCAAGATGGACACTTAAAGGAGGACCTGGTGGTTGAATCCCGCTCATCTGCTTCTATCTTCCGACGCACATAATCCAGCTTATACTTCACGACATCCACCAGCACTTTGTAATTGATGTAGTAATAATTGTGTCTCGTACTCTTCCCATTGGGCCCTGTTTCAACTCGCATGCGGAGCTTGACAAATTTATCTGCTTTCAGTGTGTTGAGGACAGTACGCAACTGTTTGCGTTCGTATTTGAGTAGCAGCAATAAGTCATCTTCCTTCACACAGGGGTATCGGATCAATATGTCAAGGACCAGCGAGTACTCTACCCCATAGAAGCCACGCACCATATACTTGGCCAGACGCTTTAGCGCTGCAGGGACTTCTGTAATGACATCTTGATCTCCCATTAGTAACTAAACTGCGTCACAAAGAAGAGCGTTAGTACATAGTCTGCACTAATTTAAGTGTTTTGTGCATCTGCGGAGAGCTCAGACCTAAAGAAGTTCAATTCTGCTTTTTCAGCAAGAGCCTGAGCCTGCCCTCAGCCTAATCACCAAGGAGCTGATCAGCCCTGTCACATCTGGGCACTCAAAGTTTATGAAAATATAGCTAGATTCAAAA
It encodes the following:
- the LOC142012042 gene encoding general transcription factor IIE subunit 1-like translates to MGDQDVITEVPAALKRLAKYMVRGFYGVEYSLVLDILIRYPCVKEDDLLLLLKYERKQLRTVLNTLKADKFVKLRMRVETGPNGKSTRHNYYYINYKVLVDVVKYKLDYVRRKIEADERDSTTRSSFKCPSCFSTYTDLEVNQLFDIFTETFRCTYCNAEVEEDASALPKRDARTLLAKFNEQIEPIFALLRETEDVVLPHDLLEPQPTEIPQLLESFEQKVCSSSLDPSIRPEKWANRNSSIGNMYVQNLVIDVQDSEPKKKEKEKVTKEHPIWMTHSTVQGSSSNATDTHVGTETSKELDHSVKEEVTNNEVIRTLLIHESKSSSGPGHAPLLAQNKLHESESETSESEEEAKHAKPVLVKAAGSDLEQDEQETLDPTVMVAGQPHLYSEISDNPELVSLMTDEERDAYIKAGQEMFQSVFE